In the Sarcophilus harrisii chromosome 1, mSarHar1.11, whole genome shotgun sequence genome, one interval contains:
- the LOC100925067 gene encoding olfactory receptor 7D4-like: MYLVTVIGNLLIILAIGSDSHLHTPMYFFLSNLSFVDLCVVSTTVPSMLVSILTENKAISFGDCLAQMCFFMVFGGLDNFLLTAMDYDRFVAICQPLRYSAIMNPRLCGLLVLLSWLSVVSLFYGTGLGVYFSSSFTHSSWKSTVASAMYSVVTSMLNPFIYTLRNKDIKDALRKLISRTVSSH; this comes from the exons ATGTACTTGGTCACAGTGATTGGAAATCTGCTCATAATTTTGGCCATTGGCTCTGACTCTCACCTCCACACCCCCATGtactttttcctttccaatttatcctttgtAGATCTCTGTGTGGTATCGACCACAGTCCCCAGTATGTTGGTAAGCATCTTGACAGAAAACAAGGCTATCAGCTTTGGTGATTGTCTTGCTCAGATGTGTTTCTTTATGGTTTTTGGGGGTTTGGACAATTTCCTCCTCACTGCAATGGACTATGACCGTTTTGTGGCTATCTGTCAACCTCTTCGCTATTCAGCCATCATGAACCCTAGGCTGTGTGGCCTGCTAGTGCTGCTTTCCTGG CTCTCTGTTGTTTCCTTATTCTATGGCACAGGACTTGGAGTGTATTTTAGTTCCTCATTTACCCATTCTTCCTGGAAGAGCACAGTTGCCTCAGCAATGTATTCTGTGGTTACCTCCATGTTGAATCCATTCATCTATACACTAAGGAATAAGGACATAAAAGATGCCCTTAGAAAACTAATTAGCAGGACAGTTTCTTCTCATTGA